A genomic region of Arachis stenosperma cultivar V10309 chromosome 9, arast.V10309.gnm1.PFL2, whole genome shotgun sequence contains the following coding sequences:
- the LOC130947554 gene encoding uncharacterized protein LOC130947554 isoform X2 gives MSLVVHSRLPLPSTLWKSKQKIRLNPLSSPSFIASRSSRNFGCSAININYNNKNDSSNSSNGVTWCFFNPAKDPIIQEALKRFPYADSLMTEFSTDETAGRSPIKEPVAFFGGVFAGILRLDLNEEPLKEWITRTVEAAGISEEETSAQGSTTEAAPQEIQIE, from the exons ATGTCTCTTGTGGTTCACTCTCGTCTTCCACTTCCATCCACTTTG TGGAAATCGAAGCAGAAAATTAGGTTAAACCCGCTATCGTCGCCCTCATTCATAGCTAGCAGAAGCAGCAGAAATTTCGGGTGCAGTgctattaatataaattataataataagaatGATAGCAGTAATTCTTCAAATGGGGTCACATGGTGTTTCTTCAATCCAGCGAAAGACCCCATCATTCAAGAAGCTCTCAAg CGCTTTCCCTATGCTGATTCGCTAATGACTGAGTTCTCAACAGACGAAACTGCAGGTAGAAGTCCGATTAAA GAACCGGTGGCATTCTTCGGCGGCGTGTTTGCGGGTATTTTGAGGCTTGACTTGAATGAGGAGCCACTGAAGGAATGGATTACGAGGACCGTGGAAGCTGCTGGTATTAGTGAAGAAGAAACTAGTGCACAAGGCTCCACAACTGAAGCAGCTCCTCAAGAGATTCAGATTGAATAA
- the LOC130947554 gene encoding uncharacterized protein LOC130947554 isoform X1, which produces MSLVVHSRLPLPSTLWKSKQKIRLNPLSSPSFIASRSSRNFGCSAININYNNKNDSSNSSNGVTWCFFNPAKDPIIQEALKRFPYADSLMTEFSTDETAGRSPIKQEPVAFFGGVFAGILRLDLNEEPLKEWITRTVEAAGISEEETSAQGSTTEAAPQEIQIE; this is translated from the exons ATGTCTCTTGTGGTTCACTCTCGTCTTCCACTTCCATCCACTTTG TGGAAATCGAAGCAGAAAATTAGGTTAAACCCGCTATCGTCGCCCTCATTCATAGCTAGCAGAAGCAGCAGAAATTTCGGGTGCAGTgctattaatataaattataataataagaatGATAGCAGTAATTCTTCAAATGGGGTCACATGGTGTTTCTTCAATCCAGCGAAAGACCCCATCATTCAAGAAGCTCTCAAg CGCTTTCCCTATGCTGATTCGCTAATGACTGAGTTCTCAACAGACGAAACTGCAGGTAGAAGTCCGATTAAA CAGGAACCGGTGGCATTCTTCGGCGGCGTGTTTGCGGGTATTTTGAGGCTTGACTTGAATGAGGAGCCACTGAAGGAATGGATTACGAGGACCGTGGAAGCTGCTGGTATTAGTGAAGAAGAAACTAGTGCACAAGGCTCCACAACTGAAGCAGCTCCTCAAGAGATTCAGATTGAATAA
- the LOC130947554 gene encoding UPF0426 protein At1g28150, chloroplastic isoform X3, with protein MSLVVHSRLPLPSTLWKSKQKIRLNPLSSPSFIASRSSRNFGCSAININYNNKNDSSNSSNGVTWCFFNPAKDPIIQEALKQEPVAFFGGVFAGILRLDLNEEPLKEWITRTVEAAGISEEETSAQGSTTEAAPQEIQIE; from the exons ATGTCTCTTGTGGTTCACTCTCGTCTTCCACTTCCATCCACTTTG TGGAAATCGAAGCAGAAAATTAGGTTAAACCCGCTATCGTCGCCCTCATTCATAGCTAGCAGAAGCAGCAGAAATTTCGGGTGCAGTgctattaatataaattataataataagaatGATAGCAGTAATTCTTCAAATGGGGTCACATGGTGTTTCTTCAATCCAGCGAAAGACCCCATCATTCAAGAAGCTCTCAAg CAGGAACCGGTGGCATTCTTCGGCGGCGTGTTTGCGGGTATTTTGAGGCTTGACTTGAATGAGGAGCCACTGAAGGAATGGATTACGAGGACCGTGGAAGCTGCTGGTATTAGTGAAGAAGAAACTAGTGCACAAGGCTCCACAACTGAAGCAGCTCCTCAAGAGATTCAGATTGAATAA
- the LOC130947554 gene encoding UPF0426 protein At1g28150, chloroplastic isoform X4: MSLVVHSRLPLPSTLWKSKQKIRLNPLSSPSFIASRSSRNFGCSAININYNNKNDSSNSSNGVTWCFFNPAKDPIIQEALKEPVAFFGGVFAGILRLDLNEEPLKEWITRTVEAAGISEEETSAQGSTTEAAPQEIQIE, encoded by the exons ATGTCTCTTGTGGTTCACTCTCGTCTTCCACTTCCATCCACTTTG TGGAAATCGAAGCAGAAAATTAGGTTAAACCCGCTATCGTCGCCCTCATTCATAGCTAGCAGAAGCAGCAGAAATTTCGGGTGCAGTgctattaatataaattataataataagaatGATAGCAGTAATTCTTCAAATGGGGTCACATGGTGTTTCTTCAATCCAGCGAAAGACCCCATCATTCAAGAAGCTCTCAAg GAACCGGTGGCATTCTTCGGCGGCGTGTTTGCGGGTATTTTGAGGCTTGACTTGAATGAGGAGCCACTGAAGGAATGGATTACGAGGACCGTGGAAGCTGCTGGTATTAGTGAAGAAGAAACTAGTGCACAAGGCTCCACAACTGAAGCAGCTCCTCAAGAGATTCAGATTGAATAA
- the LOC130947553 gene encoding NDR1/HIN1-like protein 6, protein MADHQRQRIHPVVVEAPAPPTTPLVPPGSLRSEKGSSNPYHRPSPLLLQHSHAMPPIIPLPPKKRSRSCFCKCLCWTLFLIFLLFILIAAIAATIYFVFKPKLPDYSVDTLRISDLRLNFDMSLYAKFEVRITATNPNKKIGIYYEKDGRMSVWYTNTELCQGSLPEFYQGHQNRTVLNLSLSGQVQAGSTIMAAIQQQQQAGRIPLDLKVKAPVAIKLGTLKLRKVKVLGECQLLVDSLSSNNLVSIKASNCKFRMKL, encoded by the coding sequence ATGGCAGATCATCAGAGACAGAGGATCCACCCTGTGGTGGTGGAAGCTCCAGCGCCACCTACCACTCCATTGGTACCTCCAGGTTCCTTGAGATCAGAAAAGGGCAGTAGTAACCCTTATCATCGTCCTTCTCCTCTTCTGTTGCAACATTCACATGCCATGCCACCAATCATACCGTTACCACCAAAGAAAAGATCAAGAAGCTGCTTCTGCAAGTGCTTATGTTGGACATTATTCTTGATTTTCCTCTTGTTCATTCTCATTGCTGCAATCGCCGCAACCATCTACTTTGTCTTCAAACCAAAGCTTCCAGATTACTCAGTTGACACCTTAAGGATCAGTGATCTTAGACTCAACTTCGACATGAGTTTGTATGCCAAGTTCGAAGTGAGGATCACAGCAACAAATCCAAACAAGAAGATTGGCATATACTATGAAAAGGATGGGAGAATGAGTGTATGGTATACAAACACTGAACTCTGCCAAGGCTCGCTGCCGGAATTCTACCAAGGACATCAAAACAGGACAGTTCTGAATTTGTCCTTGAGTGGTCAGGTGCAGGCCGGGAGCACAATTATGGCAGCGATACAGCAGCAACAGCAGGCAGGAAGGATTCCATTGGATCTTAAGGTGAAGGCGCCGGTGGCAATCAAGCTCGGGACGCTGAAGTTGAGGAAGGTGAAGGTCTTGGGGGAATGCCAGTTGCTAGTGGATAGCTTGTCATCTAATAATCTCGTAAGCATCAAGGCTAGCAACTGTAAATTTAGGATGAAACTTTAG
- the LOC130947554 gene encoding uncharacterized protein LOC130947554 isoform X5 — MSLVVHSRLPLPSTLWKSKQKIRLNPLSSPSFIASRSSRNFGCSAININYNNKNDSSNSSNGVTWCFFNPAKDPIIQEALKRFPYADSLMTEFSTDETAGTGGILRRRVCGYFEA; from the exons ATGTCTCTTGTGGTTCACTCTCGTCTTCCACTTCCATCCACTTTG TGGAAATCGAAGCAGAAAATTAGGTTAAACCCGCTATCGTCGCCCTCATTCATAGCTAGCAGAAGCAGCAGAAATTTCGGGTGCAGTgctattaatataaattataataataagaatGATAGCAGTAATTCTTCAAATGGGGTCACATGGTGTTTCTTCAATCCAGCGAAAGACCCCATCATTCAAGAAGCTCTCAAg CGCTTTCCCTATGCTGATTCGCTAATGACTGAGTTCTCAACAGACGAAACTGCAG GAACCGGTGGCATTCTTCGGCGGCGTGTTTGCGGGTATTTTGAGGCTTGA